A region of the Bryobacteraceae bacterium genome:
GCCGCCGGCACTGGTGGCGAGGACGACGACCTGGCGGCAGGCGAGCGGGTCGAGCCACCCTCGAAGGTCCTCGCCGGTGACGTCGGGGCCGGGGACATTGAAGCGGTACTGCTCGCCGTCCCACGTCCCGTGGCCGATGAGCACGAGCGTGCAGGTGTCCTCCTGCCCCAGCCCTGCGCCCAGCCGGGCGATGCCATCTTTCAATGCTGCCCGGCTCACCTGCGGACCGGTGAGCGCTTCGCCGCCGGCGAGTTTGGCCGCCTCGCGCGCCAGGGTCTGGAAACGCTGCTCGTACTCCGCCTCGCCGCCGAGGCCGGCGACAACAAGCATGCGCTCGGCCGCGAGGACATGCAGGCAGAGCGGGAGGAGCCAGACGAATTTCATATGGCGCCCCACCTCCGCCGCACGATCCATTCGGCAGCTTTCAGTCCGGCCAGGAGGAGGAACGCCGCGGGCGCGTTCCACACGGGGCGTGTCTCGCGCACGGTGATGCCGGCCTCCGAGAGTTCGATCTCTTTTGCGAGGCCGTGCGCATCGGCAGGGCTCCAGTAGCGCCCGCCGGTCTGCGCGGCGAGCCGTTCGAGCAGTTCGCGGTTCTGCTCGGTGCGGAATGATTCGGCCGCTCCGTCCACGCGGCGGAAGGTGACCGTGTCGCGGCCGAGTTCGTCCATGCCCTCGCGCGCGACGGCCTCCGCCAGATAGGCGCCAGGCCGCGGGGCGCTCCAGCGGGCCTCGTAGACGCCGGACTCGCCGCGCGCCGGAGCGAGTTCGAGAGTTTCGGAAACGCCGCCCGGGCCGAGCACGTGCGCAGTGACGACGGCGCCGGCGGCGGGCAGGTAGTTCCGGTCGCGGACTTCGGCGCGCAACAGGACCTCTTCGCCGCCCTCGTAAGTCTGTCGCGAGGTGAGCAAAGTGACGCGTTCCTCGACCGAGCCGGCCACCCAGCGAAGCAGTTGGCGCCAGAAGATTTCATGGCTCTGGTCGCGCGCGTCCTGCGCCATCTGCCAGCGCCAGGTGCCGCCGGTGGCCAGCAGGGCCACGCGGCCGCGGCCGTAGTTCTGGGTGACGAGCAGTGGATGGCGCGCGCGGACGCCGGGAATTGCTTCCACCAGGACGGTGGCGCCGGGCTTCGGCGTGCCGGTCTCCTGGTAGTCGGCCAAGTGAGGCAGCGCCTTCCAGCGGGCGGCGTTTTTCTCCGGATCTTCTTCGATGCGCGTGATGAGGCTTTCCAGGCCGGCACGGGTCAACTCGACGGTGGCCGGTTCGCGGTGGAAGGTGTTTTTGCGGTCGGGCAGCGACACGGGGAGGATCTCGGCCAGAGGGGAGCGAGGCCAGCCGCCATTGCTGAGCGCGGCCCGGCCGCCGAGGAAAAGGATGCCGCCGCCGCGGCGATCGACGAATTCGCGGATCAGCGCCTGCTGGGCGGGGGTGAAGTAGCCGGCCTCGACGTTGCCGAGGATCAGGGCCTGGTAGGCGAACAGTTCGTCAACAGCGGCTGGAAATCCGCGCTCAAGCTCTTTGGGATTGCGAATGCCCTGACGGTAGAACTTGTTTTCCGTGGTGCGGACGATGCTCGCGAGCTCGAGCTGCGGGTCATCTTCGACGGCGCGGCGGATGAACTTCATCTCCCAGCGCGGCTCGCCTTCGAAATACAGCAGGCGCGGCTTGCGGTCGCGGACGTCGACGAGGCGTTCCAGCGAGTTGTTGCGCGTGTTGGACTCGCCTTCCAGGGGCGCGATGGAGATTTCGAGCATTCGGACGCCTGCGGAGCCGGAGTTGAAGGAGAGCGTTTCCCGCCACGTCTGGCCGTCGGAGCGGAGGCGCAGGTCCTTCTGTGCGAGCACGCGGCCGCCGTCCTTCACCGTGAGGCGGGCGGTGCGGCCGCCGAAGCCGGCCGAGCGGAGCGTGACCGTTGCGGCGAGGCGCGAGTCTGGCAGGACGCGCGCGGGCAGATCGGCATCGAGAAGTTCGATGTCGTCCCGCATCGTCTCGGACCCGAAGCCGACGGCATGCACGGGAATGCGGGCGCGGCGAAGCGCCTGGAGGGTGTCCGGGCCAAGCTGGCCGCCGTTGTCGGCGCCGTCGGTGAGCAGGACGATGGCACCGACGGGGACGAGCGTGCTTTCGGCAGCGATCTGACGCAGCGCCGCGCCGAGGTCCGTGCGCGGGGCGGCAGGTTGCGGCGGGAGCGCGTCGATGCGGGCCGGAGCGTCGCCGGCCTGGTAGAGGCGCACCGGGAATCGCTTCTTGAGGTCGTTCATCAGGCCGCCTTCGACGAGCTGGCGCGCCTGGACGTAGCGGTTTTCGAGCGCCATGCTCTGCGAGGTGTCGACGACGACGGCGACGACATTCTGCTGCGGCTTCAGCACGGTGACCGAAAGCGCCGGCTGCCAGAGGAGAATGAGCAGGAGGGCGAGCACGCTCCATTCCAGCGCGCCGAGCACGAGCAGGCGGGGGCGCGGCAGCCGCCGGCGCCAGAGCAGCGCGGCCAGGGTGGCCGCCACCAGCACCAGCAGCGCGACCAGCCAGGCCGCGGGCCATCCGCTCGAGAATACGAATGCGGCTTTGCGGTAGACCGAGAGCGGATAGTTGAAGAGCAGCTCGAACATTCCGGCCTTAATGGGTCATCGCGTAGATGATGTAGTTGATGCCGGTGCGGTAGGCCTGGGAGGCGTATTTTTCGGGGTAGTGCGGGTTGTCGGCCCACTCCCAGGCATCGCCCTGATCCATGTTGAAGCAGATGGCGATGGCGATGCGGCCTTTGGCATCGCGCCAGGCGCGCCACTTGGGTTCGATGCCGTCGTATTCGTAGGTCTTGGTAAAGGGATAGTTGACGATGCCGGGAACCTGGACGCGGTCGTCGAGGTCATAGAGGACGTGGAAGATTGGGTCGTTGTTTTCGATGTCGACAATGGGGCGGTCGGCGAAGGCCTTGTTGAGGCTGGCGGTGAAGATCTCCCACTCGAAGGTGCCGTGGAAGTCGTCGGTCATGAGGAATCCGCCGCGGTCGATGAATTCGCGGAGTTTGCGGGCCTGGGCTTCGGGCAGATCCCAGTGGCCCGGCTCGACGACGTAGACGAAGGGGTAGTCGAAGATGTCGTCGCTGATGAGATCGACGACGCGCTCCATCGGGTTGGCTTGGATGCGGGTGAGGCGGCGCACGCCCTGGAGGAACTGGCGGTCGGCTTTGGGGTAATCGACGGTCCAGGCGCCGCGCATCGCCCAGATGCCGGTGGCGCGGACGTTGGGGTAACGGAGGCGGGCGA
Encoded here:
- a CDS encoding membrane protein, with product MFELLFNYPLSVYRKAAFVFSSGWPAAWLVALLVLVAATLAALLWRRRLPRPRLLVLGALEWSVLALLLILLWQPALSVTVLKPQQNVVAVVVDTSQSMALENRYVQARQLVEGGLMNDLKKRFPVRLYQAGDAPARIDALPPQPAAPRTDLGAALRQIAAESTLVPVGAIVLLTDGADNGGQLGPDTLQALRRARIPVHAVGFGSETMRDDIELLDADLPARVLPDSRLAATVTLRSAGFGGRTARLTVKDGGRVLAQKDLRLRSDGQTWRETLSFNSGSAGVRMLEISIAPLEGESNTRNNSLERLVDVRDRKPRLLYFEGEPRWEMKFIRRAVEDDPQLELASIVRTTENKFYRQGIRNPKELERGFPAAVDELFAYQALILGNVEAGYFTPAQQALIREFVDRRGGGILFLGGRAALSNGGWPRSPLAEILPVSLPDRKNTFHREPATVELTRAGLESLITRIEEDPEKNAARWKALPHLADYQETGTPKPGATVLVEAIPGVRARHPLLVTQNYGRGRVALLATGGTWRWQMAQDARDQSHEIFWRQLLRWVAGSVEERVTLLTSRQTYEGGEEVLLRAEVRDRNYLPAAGAVVTAHVLGPGGVSETLELAPARGESGVYEARWSAPRPGAYLAEAVAREGMDELGRDTVTFRRVDGAAESFRTEQNRELLERLAAQTGGRYWSPADAHGLAKEIELSEAGITVRETRPVWNAPAAFLLLAGLKAAEWIVRRRWGAI